The DNA window CCATCTCGCCGCCGGCCACGCGTGCAGGGCGCGACTGGCCCCCTGCCTTGGCACCGGCATTCCGTGGCTGACCCGAATGCGGCCCCTTCGCCGCCCCGGCGGCATGCGCCGGACGCTTGCCGCCGTCTTGGCGTTTGCCCTCATGGCGCTTGCCGTCCGGCTTGCGGTCAGGCCTTCGCTCAGGCTTGCGCTCGGGTTTCGGCGCGGGCTTGAAGCCCAGCCCCAGGAGTTGATCGCGGAGGGAATCAGTCATTGCGGAATACGGGTCAGTGCGGGACGTGCGCGAACAGGCGCAGAGGCAAGCCTATCAATAATGCGGCGGCGGTGGCTCGTCCGCCGCATCGGCATACAGGTCGCCGCGCAGCTTGCGCAGGTCGGAGAGCAGGTTCATCAACAACGCGGCATTGCGGCCACTTTCGGCGCGGGCATCGGCCAGCGCCTCGCTCAACTCGTTGACTGCGTGCTCCTGGAAGGCGAGCCGGGTTTCCAGCTCGACCAGGCGCTGTTCCAGGCGATCCTGCAGGAACAAATCCGGCGCGGGTTCAGCGGGCATGGACGGAACGTCCGCGGCCGATGCCGTAATAGGCCAGGCCTGCCTGCTCGACGTCACCGGGCTCGTACAGGTTGCGGCCGTCGAAGATCACGGCGTCCTTCAAGGTCGCCTTGAGGCGGCCAAAATCCGGGCTGCGGAACTGCTTCCACTCGGTGACCACGACCAGCGCATCGGCGCCCTCGAGCGCGGCGTTGGCGGAGTCGCACAGCACCAGATCGTCACGCTCGCCAAAGATGCGCTTGGCTTCCTCGTGCGCTTCCGGATCGTAAGCACGCACCGTCGCGCCGGCTTCCCACAGTTGCGCCAGCAGGCGACGGCTGGAAGCTTCACGCATGTCATCGGTATTGGGTTTGAAGGCCAGGCCCCACACCGCAAAGGTGCGGCCGCGCACGCCTTCATCCTCGCCCAGATCGAAATGGCGCTGGATCAATTCGAACAGGTGTCCCTTCTGCGCTTCGTTGACCGCTTCCACCGCATCGAGCAGGCGCGGCTGGTACTGATGCTGCTGCGCGGTGCGGGCCAGGGCTTGCACGTCCTTGGGAAAGCAAGAGCCGCCATAGCCGGCGCCGGGATAGATGAAATGCCAGCCAATGCGCGGGTCCGAACCAATGCCGTGACGCACGTGCTCGATATCGGCGCCCACCCGCTCGGCGATGTTGGCGATTTCATTCATGAAGCTGATCTTGGTGGCCAGCATGGCGTTCGCCGCGTACTTGGTCAGCTCCGCCGAACGCACGTCCATCACCACGATGCGCTCGTGATTGCGATTGAACGGACCATAGAGTCGCTTGAGCTTGTCCACCGCCTGCGGGCTGCTGGCGCCGATGACGATGCGATCCGGGCGCATGCAGTCGTTGACCGCATCACCTTCCTTCAGGAATTCCGGATTGGACACCACTTCGAACGGCACTTCCACGCCGCGCGCGCGCAGCTGTTCGGCAATCGCCGCATGCACGCGGTCGGCGGTGCCCACCGGCACGGTCGATTTGTCGACGACGACCGTCGAGCGCTCGATGTGCTGGCCGATGGTGCGGGCCACGGCCAACACGTACTGCAGATCCGCGCTGCCATCCTCATCCGGTGGCGTGCCGACCGCGATGAAGACGATCTCCCCGTGCGAAATGGCGCTGGCGGCATCGGTAGTGAAGTGCAGTCGGCCCGAAGCATGGTTGGCCTTGACCATCGGCTCCAGCCCGGGCTCATAGATCGGGATGATGCCGTTGTTCAGACCTTCCACCTTGGCGGCGTCGATGTCCACGCAAATGACGTCGTGGCCGACTTCCGCCAGGCAGGTACCGGTGACCAGGCCTACATAGCCCGTGCCGAAAATTGCTACTCGCATGCTGTGCTTCCGCTGAAAATTTCTACAGTTATTGCAGAATGCCCATCAATTCGACGTCAAAGGTCAGCGTAGCGTCCGGAGGAATCGAGCCGCCCGGCGCGCCGCTGGGGCCGTAGGCCAGGTCGCTGGGAATCCAGAAACGGTACTTGGCGCCAATCGGCATCAGCGCAACGCCTTCCGTCCAGCCGGGAATGACCTGGGTCAGGCTGAACTCCACCGGCTGGCCACGATCGTAGGAACTGTCGAACGTGTTGCCATTGAGCAACTTGCCGACGTAGTTCACGCGCACGCGGCTGCTGGGCAACGGACGTGCGCCGTTGCCTTCGCGCAGCACCATGTACTGCAGTCCGGACGGCGTGGTGATCACACCTTTCTGGGTCTTGTTGCCGGCGAGGAACTTGTTGCCTTCCTCGCGATTGCGCTGGCCGGCGCGCGCCTGCATGGCGGTTTCAAATGCCTGCAGCTGCGACTCGGCGTCGGTGTCCGACATCAAGGCCTTGCCGGCGCCCGGCAGGCGCGTACGCGCAGCCTGCATCAGCGTCGCCACGTCGATGTCCTGCTTGACTGCGGCCAGCGACGGACCGACCGCCATGCCACCCAGCATCAAACCGACCTTGGTCTTGTCGACGGCCGGCGGCTTGCTGCCCGGCGGCATGCCCGGAATGTGCTGGCCCTGGCTGACGGCCAGGTTCACGCGCAGCGCCTGATCCGTGGCCATCGCCTCGTCCTGCGTCAGCGGCGGCTTGCCACCTTCCATCGCACCCTTCAGACCGCGCTCGAAAGCATCCAGATCGATGAATTCGGCGATGGTTTCGAATGCCTGACCCACGCGCACGCCATAGGCGTAGCTGACCTTGTCGCGCTCAGTGACCAGCGCCGTTTTTTCCTGTGCAGACACGCTACCTCCCAACACCATTGCCGTGATTGCCGCCCATGCGGCAATGCCGCGAACCGACCGCTTCATGCCACTACTCCTGTCGGGCGCCCGTTGGCGCCAAACCAATATTGTCGCATGCAAGCTACCCGCAGGTGCATCGTCACTTGCGCGGCGCCTTCAGTTCGCGCTCGATTGCAGCCACCAGCACCGGGTCCTGTGGCGTGACCTTGCTCGGAAAATTCGCCACCACCTTGCCGTCGCGACCGATCAGATACTTGTGGAAATTCCAGCCGGGTTCCACCCCGGTGCTCGCACGCAGTGATCGATACAGCGGCGTCGCGTCGGGACCGATCACGTGGACTTTTTCGAACATGGGGAATTTGACGCCGTAGGTGAGCGTGCAGAATTCCTGGATCTGCGCTTCGCTGCCTGGTTCCTGTCCCTTGAAGTCGTTGGACGGGAAACCCAGCACCGCGAAGCCCTGCCCTGCGTATTTCTGCTGCAACGCCTCCAGACCCTCGTATTGCGGCGTGAAACCGCATTTGCTCGCGGTGTTGACGATGAGCAGCACCTCACCGCCGTATTTTTCGTTCAGCTTGACCGGCTCCTTTCCTGCCAGGGGCCGGTAGCTCACGTCCAGCAAAGTGGCCGCCCAGGCCGTCGCGGCTACCGCGACCGTGGCCATCAAACCCATACCAATCAAATATTTGCGATTCATTTGAGCGCTCCGGAATGCGTGCGGGGGAAGTATGCCTTTAGTTGGGTGGGAAAAGTGCCCAAGGCAGTTGACGGCCTGTGATTTGGTGTTATAGTTCAATACAACACCACTCACCCAATGAAGGGGGGGCCCGATGAACCCGAAACTGCTCAACACACTGTCCGGCCTGGCAGCCAGTGGCGCATTGCTGACCTTGGGTCTGCTCTGCGTCGACCCTCAAGCCCGCCTGCAGCCGAGCGCCAAGGATGGCAGTCCGCTGGCCGGCATCGA is part of the Pseudoxanthomonas indica genome and encodes:
- a CDS encoding SlyX family protein gives rise to the protein MPAEPAPDLFLQDRLEQRLVELETRLAFQEHAVNELSEALADARAESGRNAALLMNLLSDLRKLRGDLYADAADEPPPPHY
- a CDS encoding UDP-glucose dehydrogenase family protein, coding for MRVAIFGTGYVGLVTGTCLAEVGHDVICVDIDAAKVEGLNNGIIPIYEPGLEPMVKANHASGRLHFTTDAASAISHGEIVFIAVGTPPDEDGSADLQYVLAVARTIGQHIERSTVVVDKSTVPVGTADRVHAAIAEQLRARGVEVPFEVVSNPEFLKEGDAVNDCMRPDRIVIGASSPQAVDKLKRLYGPFNRNHERIVVMDVRSAELTKYAANAMLATKISFMNEIANIAERVGADIEHVRHGIGSDPRIGWHFIYPGAGYGGSCFPKDVQALARTAQQHQYQPRLLDAVEAVNEAQKGHLFELIQRHFDLGEDEGVRGRTFAVWGLAFKPNTDDMREASSRRLLAQLWEAGATVRAYDPEAHEEAKRIFGERDDLVLCDSANAALEGADALVVVTEWKQFRSPDFGRLKATLKDAVIFDGRNLYEPGDVEQAGLAYYGIGRGRSVHAR
- a CDS encoding FKBP-type peptidyl-prolyl cis-trans isomerase, with protein sequence MKRSVRGIAAWAAITAMVLGGSVSAQEKTALVTERDKVSYAYGVRVGQAFETIAEFIDLDAFERGLKGAMEGGKPPLTQDEAMATDQALRVNLAVSQGQHIPGMPPGSKPPAVDKTKVGLMLGGMAVGPSLAAVKQDIDVATLMQAARTRLPGAGKALMSDTDAESQLQAFETAMQARAGQRNREEGNKFLAGNKTQKGVITTPSGLQYMVLREGNGARPLPSSRVRVNYVGKLLNGNTFDSSYDRGQPVEFSLTQVIPGWTEGVALMPIGAKYRFWIPSDLAYGPSGAPGGSIPPDATLTFDVELMGILQ
- a CDS encoding glutathione peroxidase, with product MGLMATVAVAATAWAATLLDVSYRPLAGKEPVKLNEKYGGEVLLIVNTASKCGFTPQYEGLEALQQKYAGQGFAVLGFPSNDFKGQEPGSEAQIQEFCTLTYGVKFPMFEKVHVIGPDATPLYRSLRASTGVEPGWNFHKYLIGRDGKVVANFPSKVTPQDPVLVAAIERELKAPRK